Proteins from a genomic interval of Medicago truncatula cultivar Jemalong A17 chromosome 3, MtrunA17r5.0-ANR, whole genome shotgun sequence:
- the LOC120579369 gene encoding uncharacterized protein — protein sequence MVWALEHVLGYERSYHDSPLTFPRFMKARGVSLVGKNISHLLGNYLVIEELSATKEEVANEVVREALDRAPSGYIKWRPDLIISQLIVNNRLLGEANKRLAARISLLESETREMKKLCGSAQSSYVDEGVFNDESVDEDVSMDEIERVIEREVANVSYDEAHHASNLLTRIKDKPRNRVKSGVLLSP from the exons ATG gtATGGGCTCTAGAGCATGTACTAGGATACGAACGAAGTTATCATGATTCTCCATTGACGTTTCCACGATTTATGAAGGCGCGTGGTGTTAGTTTGGTTGGCAAAAATATATCACACTTGCTTGGTAATTATTTG GTTATTGAAGAGCTAAGTGCAACTAAAGAAGAGGTTGCAAATGAAGTTGTGAGGGAGGCGTTAGATCGAGCGCCAAGTGGATATATTAAATGGAGACCAGATCTTATTATTAGTCAGTTAATTGTTAACAATCGCCTGTTGGGTGAAGCAAACAAACGACTTGCCGCAAGGATATCTCTTCTTGAATCGGAAACTAGAGAGATGAAGAAGTTATGCGGTAGTGCACAATCCAGTTATGTGGACGAAGGTGTCTTCAATGATGAAAGTGTTGACGAGGACGTCTCCATGGATGAGATTGAAAGAGTTATTGAAAGGGAGGTGGCAAATGTATCATATGATGAAGCACATCATGCATCAAATCTCTTAACTAGAATTAAGGACAAGCCAAGAAACCGTGTAAAAAGTGGGGTTCTGCTTTCCCCATAG